In Nostoc piscinale CENA21, the genomic stretch GTAACGCATTCCACCTTAGAAGGACTGGCTAAACTAACAAGCAGTTTAGATATTGAGGCAATTCGGAATGCACTTAACTGTCTAAAAGCCTTAGATATTTTAGAAGACAAGCGCGAAGCCACTAACACTAAAACTAGAACTAACTCAAAAGTGTGGCGTTTCGCGGTAAAGTTTCCCAGCATCGACAAAGAAACAAACCTCAACTGGTTGTTTAAGTCAGACGGAGAATGGGATCAGCGTCGAGAAGCTAAAAAATCTAAATCTCGTAAAGTTTCCCAGTCGTCGGTTGCTAAATCTCAAAGTATTGACTGGCGCGAAGTTTGCACCACCATACTAAAAAATCAGCAGGAAGCAGCAAGACTCAGACGCAAGGCGACAGAACAAGGTTTTGAAGTTAACGTTTATGTTCCCTTGGGGTTGGTGGAACGCCAACAGCAGCAACGCCGACAGATAGATGAATGTCAAGACAGGGCGCAAATCTATGAGTTAACCCAAGAAGTTATAGTCAAAACCTATGAACATGACGCATTTTTGCAAGAAGTAATTACACAACAGCCAAGCGGCAATAATCAACATATTGCTATCATCGGTGAACCGGGAGCAGGTAAGACCACTTTATTAAGTACAATTGCTGCCTTTATTCACAACAAAACTCAAGATTTACCCATTTGTATTTCTCTCGCCAACTTACAGGGAAGAACTATTGAGGAATATTTACTCAAGCAATGGCTGACTGACGCAATGAAATTAGTTAAATCTGATGCTGTCGTCACGCCAGAAATTGAACGTCAATTACTTGAGTGTTTTGCTAAAGAGAGAGTTTGGCTACTGTTAGATGGTGTAGATGAGATGGGCGAAGATTCACCCGTGCAAGCATTAACCAAAATTAATCGAGAACTGACAGCATCACTGAGACAGGCGCGAGTGGTTTTAACTTGTCGGTTAAATGTTTGGGATGCTCAGGTTAATAATACACTTACAGGATTTGATACTTATAAAACTCAAGAGTTTAAACCAGAACAAATTGATGAATTTATTCAACAGTGGTTTGAGCGTGCTGGCAATTTAGCGAAAGGGAAGACACTACAGGATAAGTTAAAAGCAACTCAACATGAAAATATTCGTAATTTAGTAACAAATCCTCTGCGGTTGTCGCTGTTGTGTCAGACATTCTATTTGGATAAGCAAGGAGAATTACCAGAAACGAAAGCAGCACTTTATCAGAGATTTACCCGCTATTTTTATGAATGGAAATCAGAGTTATTTCCTGAGTTGTGTAACTCTGATGATTTAAAAGATGAATTACACCGCGCTTTAAGCAAATTAGCTTTTGCAGGAATTAACAGTCCGGCGCGGTTTCGCTTGCGGCGGAGTTTAGCACGTCAAGAAATGGGCGAGAGATTATTTAAACTAGCTGAGAAAGTTGGTTGGTTGAATTTAGTAGATAGATTAGCTGTAGATGATGAAGAAGTTTATGCTTTCTTTCATCCTAACTTTCAAGAATATTTTGCTGCGTTAAATGTTGATGATTGGCATGAGTTTCTGAATCATATTCCTGAGAATCCAACACAAGGAATTTATCGCATTTTTGAACCACAGTGGCGAGAGGTAATTTTGCTGTGGTTGGGTAGGGAGGATATACAAACAACATTAAAAGAGCAATTTTTGAATGATTTGCTAAATTTTCAAGATTATTGTGGAGATTTTTACTATTTCAAGGCATATTTTTTGGCAGCAGAGTGTATTATGGAATTGAGATATTATTTAGACATTGAACCTAAAAAAATAATATTAAAAGTTATTAAATACGCGTTTGGTTATTTTGATAAGCAGCAGTTAAAATGGTGCTTTTTTGTCCAACCAATTTCTCATGAAGCTAGAAAGATAATACAAAAGAAACTAGAAGTACAAAAAATAAAGAGTTATTTACTCCAATTGCTTGATAATTGTTCAGATTCTAATGTGCGTTGGGATATTGCTAATACTTTAGATAAAATTGGAGTTAGTAACAAAAAAATAAAAGCAATTCTTACTGCTGGAGTGACTTCAAAGCTGAAACCACATGTAAGTGAATCTGTTAAGCAATTAATAAATATAATTAAATTATCAAGTAATAGTAAGCCTTCACATACAACAGATTTATTATTAAATGATAGTCAAAACTTGGAATTATTTGACTCTTTTTTACTGGGAGATAGCGAATTAATAGAGCAAGTTCAGAATTCTGAAGATTGGTTTGTAATTGTAAGAGCTACTGAAAATCTACAAAATATACTAAAAATTAGTCAATTAGTGGAGATTGTTAAAACTTTTAAACCTTATCTGTTAGAATTACATGAATATTTGTCAGACGAAGTAGAAAATAAGCATTTTCGATATCAATACATTTATGAAATTGTTTGGCACTGCGCCCAAAATATGACTTACCCAGATTTCTATAACGCATGGCATTGGGAAAAGCATAAACCAGTAACTCTCAACCAACCTAACCTACCCCAACGCTTGCAAACTGCAATTAAAAATGACCCTCACCTTAGCCAAAGCATTCACTTAATCTATATCGACACCAGCAAATTCATCGAACCAGATAACTCAGCAGCCGAAATTTATGCCGAAATGGTTAGCCAAGGTTGTCCAGAACGTACTTCTGGCGAACCAAACAATATGTCAGGTTTAAAAGTTTACTTCAAATTACTAAAAACTGACAAACGAGTAGTTTTAGTATTTTACCCAGGCGCAACTAATCCTACAGATGAGGCGACATACAGCAAAGCATTTCTCAACGCCATCAGCAAATTTGAGGGTACAATTTGTTTGATTAGCGACCCCATACCAAACTACAACACCCTCAAAGTCTTTACACCCCACCAATCAGTTGATGAAATTTTAGAATGGTTGCGCGTTAGTTGATGATATTTGTTCGTTAGTCACGACAGCATGTTGTGTCGTTAGATCATAAACCTCTGTCCTTACGACAGAATGTTGTGTCCTTAGATCATAAACCTCTGTCCCTACGACAGAATGTTGTGTCCTTAGATCATAAACTTCTGTTCTTACGACAGAATGTTGTGTCGTTAGATCACTAATACCAATTCACGAAATTACTGATACAAATCACTTCCTCTGCAACTCTGCTTCCGGTCGCCGAGCGAAGTCGAGGTGCTGCTTTCATATCTGTATCATTTTTAAAGTGAAATGGTATAACTTCTGATATCATTTCCGCCTAATTATACCAATTCACAATTCGGAATTCGCAATTCGCAATTGATAAATCCTGATTTGACAAGGGTTTCTGGGTTTGGATCTGTATCAGAATTTTAGTGAAATGGTATTAGAGGATGTCTGAAAACTTTTTCGTGTTGTATTAAAGACTTGTAGATCCCCCTAAATCCCCCTTAAAAAGGGGGACTTTAACTCTGGTTCCCCCCTTTTTAAGGGGGGCTAGGGGGGATCAAGTGCAATATTTAATACTTCTCAGACATCCTCTTAGTTATAATTCCCCCATCTGTGCAAAAACCTGAAAACTCTTTCTCTCCCTGCCCCCTACGGTTTCTTCATGATAAGCGGACATGATATGAGGGGTTTAGATGCTCATGTATCGGCAGGTTGACACATAATAATGATGATTTAGGTAAACCCGCCCCTACAAATTAAGAATTAGATTCACATCCTCCGGAAGATGCTGAATTATTTTGTATTTATAATTGTTCTTTGCAAAAGCAGTCAAACCCACTGATGAATCGGTTGACTAAACATTGGATTATTTACTTAATAGTTTTAGAATTTATACTTTGTTTAACAGTATTTACTCTACCTTCATTTTCATTTTATGCTCAACCAAAAAACCAATCAATGGTTACAGAAGTTCGAGGTGTTTGGTTAACTAACGTTGCTAGTGGTGTTTTATTTGTTCCTTGGGGAATTGATCGCGCTATTAATCAATTAGCGGCGTTGAATTTTAATACGATTTATCCTGTAGTGTGGAATCGGGGTAATACTTTTTATAAAAGCACTGTTGCTAAAAATACGATTGGGGAAGAAGCAGAACCAACACTGAATTTTATGCACGGTGGACAAGATGTTTTAGCCAAGATTATTAAACTTGCTAAACCCAAAGGTTTGACTGTAATTCCCTGGTTTGAATATGGTTTTATGACACCGCCAAATTCTGAGTTAGCCAAACGTTATCCTGATTGGTTAACAATTGGACAAGCAGGTGTAAATTCTGTCAAAGAAGTTTTGCCAGAAGATGCTAACAATGGGGTTGTAACTAAACAAGCTTGGCTAAATCCTCTAAATCCAGAAGTTCAAGATTTTATTTTAGAACTCATTTTAGAAGTGGTGAGTAATTACAATGTAAATGGTATTCAACTGGATGACCATTTTGGAATGCCAGTACAATTTGGTTACGATCGCTTCACTGTCGAACTCTACAAACAAGAACATCAAGGGAAAAATCCGCCTACTAACCCTTTTAACCCAGAATGGATGCGTTGGCGTGCTAACAAAATTACGGCATTCATGGGGAGAATCTATCGCAGCATCAAAGAAATTGAACCGAATGCAAAATTATCTCTGTCTCCCAATGCAAAAGCTTTTGCATATAAATATTATTTGCAAGATTGGGAAACTTGGGTAAAAAATGGTTGGGTGGATGAGTTGGTGTTGCAAGTATACCGTCATAACCAAAATAGTTTTAAAACTGAATTAGAACAACCAGCCATAAAATTAGCCCTCAGCAAAATTCCGGTTGTGATTGGTATCTCTACCGGGACTTTACGCAACCCGGTGAGAATTTCCCAAATTAAAGAACAAATTGATATGGTACGCGATCGCTCTTTTTCTGGTATCTCTTTTTTCTATTGGGAAAGTTTATGGGGTTACATCGCACCCGAAACACCCCAAAAGCGCCGCAAGGTGTTCCAAGAACTGTTTAACACCAAAGCCATCAGGCCATTTCCTATTGATGAAACAGGTAGTAGGTTGAGGTTGTGATTTGGGGGACAAGGGGGATGAGGGGTTTTTCGACTTAATAATATTTTTGTGACATTGGATTGACTAACAGAAATTATTCAAGATATTAATGGCAAGGGACTAATAATTAAGTAATACCAATTCTGTATGAAGATGCACAGAATCTTAAGAAACGAACCGCCAAGAACGCCAAGAATCTAGAGTTTCATTTAGTGCAGCTTCACATTAAATTGGTATAAGAGCAATCCTATTTCCACTGTTGAATTGAATTTTGTCCCACCACTTACAAATTTATCAAAATATTTTTGATGCAATCCCTCGCATTGAGAATGCCTGCACTTGCTGTTTTATTGGCTATCTTTTCCATTGATAGTGGGTTGATGAATTATCATCCCATACAAGGGCGAGTGTGGGCAGCAGAATTAATTGCTGATAACCAAGTTGTGGCTCAAATCCCGGAGGCGCAAAAACTGTTTGAGCAAGGTAATCAACAAATGGCGCGGAGTCAATTTGCTTCGGCATTACAGTCTTTTCAACAAGCATTAAATATTTATCAAGCAATTGGCGATCGCGCTCACACCGCCGCAGTTCTCAACAAATTAGGAGAAGTTTATCGCCATCAAGGACAAACTCAAACCGCCCTTCAACATCATCAACAAGCCTTAGCAATTACAAAGGAATTGAATAACCGCGCAGAGGAAGCCGCATCACTGCATCACATCGCCGCAGTTTACGCAACCCAAGGACAGTACAAAAATGCCCTGCAATTCTACCAGCAAGCTTTATCTATATGGCGTGAGGTAAAAGATAAATCTGGGGAAGCGATTACTTTGATTGGCTTGGGAAATACTTACGTCAGCTACATTAAATCGCAACTTTACTACCAGCAAATCAAAAAGCCGGAGGAAATTAAGTCTTACGCGGAGGTAAGAAAATATTACCAGCAAGCCTTAATGATTATGGGTGTTTTGGGCGATCGCGCGGGTGTTGGTTGGAGTCTCAACGGAATTGGGATGACTTACGCGACGTTAGATCAAAAAGAACAAGCTGTAAAATATTACGAACAAGCCTTAGCCCAGATGCGCCAAGCAGGCGATCGCATCGGCGAAGCTACAGTAATGTTGAATTTAAGCCAAGATTACAACTGGGGAATCGACAATCAACGGGAATATCGCCCGATTTCTCTGGATTTTTCCGAACCAGCTTTAGCTATCGTCCGCGAAATTGGCGATCGCCCGTTAACAGCAAAAATCCTGATTGCGATCGCCTCCACCTACAAAAATAAAGGAGAACAGCCGCAAATAGCCCTGGAGTATTATCAACAGGCTTTACCAATAGCGCGAGAAATTGGCGATCGCTCCCTGGAAGAGGAAATCCTAAATAATCTGGGCTATATTTACCATAGCCAAGGCTACCCACAAACAGCGCAGGAGTATGAAGAACAAGCTTTAGCCATCAGACAGGAAATGGGTGTTCATGTGGGGTGGACGACAAATATTGTCAAACAGGCAATTTTGGTGACTTACAACATACCCCAAAAAAGACCAACTTTAATTACACTCCTCACAGGGGAAGCACTCATTCACTACCGCAACGGGGAAGCTCACGCCAAGTTTGCAAGATACCCAGCCGCCTTGTCATCCTATCAGCAAGCTTTAGCGATCGTCCGTCAGCAAAAAAATCGCCCTTGGGAATGGGTAATTCTCAATCAAATGGGGACAATTTACGAAACTCTCGGACAGTTACAAGTAGCCTTAGATACCTATCAGCAAAGCTTGGCAATTCGTCGGGAAGTTGCTGAACAGTCAACAAAAACACCAATCCCCCATACAATTCGGGTAGCCTTTGGTACTGATGTTAACATTCATCGCCCAGTGGGAATCAAACTAGAAGATGGACTCAGCAACGGTTTGATTAAGGTAGGGGAAGGAAAACCCATCAAAACTGCCATCACGACTGTTGAATCCGCAGAAATAGCCGAGATAGAGAAACGCGGACAACGGCTAGAAGTGATTGCTGGGGTAGCTGGATGGCAAAACTTTGCTGAAAATGAGGAAGAAAATACCTTAGCGAATATTGCAGATATCTACAAAACTCTGGGACAGTACCAAACTGCCTTGCAATTCTACAAAGAAGCCTTGGCAATCATCAATGCAGAAATGTCCAGCCCAGAAAATGTCGAAGTTCGTTGGCGCAGAGAGGAATTGTCACCAGGAGATTATCGCCAGCAGGAACAGCGAATTAAAAGAAGCATGGGTGCAGTTTACGCCGCATTAGGACAGTATCAAACTGCCTTGGATTATTATCAGCAATCTCTGGCAATTGTGAACATGGAGAACAGCAGCCACAGGTTGGTTAATCAAAAACCGATACTGTTAAGCCAAATTGGGGAAATTTACACCAATTTAGGCCAGTATGAAGCAGCGTTGACAGCTTATCAGCAAGCATTAGCGATCGCTCGTGATCCTCAAACTCAAGATAACTATTTTGTACCAGAACAGCAAATCCGCCAATTTGGACAACAGGAATTATTTCGCTGGACAAAAATCCCCTTTGAAAAGCCAGATCAAGCCGCAATTCTCAACAGTATCGCTGCAATTTACGCCAAATTAGGACAGAATCAAACAGCGCAGGAGTATCGTGAGCAGGCAAACACATTACAGCGCGAAATTAGCAACCGTAATCTAGAAAATATTACTGGTCAAAAAGCAGTCTTAATTACGGAAGTTGGCAGGGATGCAGCGAAAAAAACCCTTGTGCAAGTACAGCCATTGGAAGGAGACGCGGTAGTTTTGTTTGCAAGGGCGAACAGTTACGCCACCCAAGGGCAATACCTCAAAACTCAGTACCAAGCTGCATTACAAGCTTACCAGCAAGCCTTAACAATTGTTCGCCAGCAAAAAAATCGCCCTTGGGAGGGGATAATTCTCACCCAGATGAGTGCAGTTTACAAACTATTAGGAGAAAATCAAGCCGCTACTCAAGTTGATCAACAAGCCTTGGCAATTAGACAGGAAATCGCAAAACAAAGTGAGAAAACAGCAACTCTTTTGAGTAAAACGCCGTTGAGTGGGGCTGTCTATGGCGAAGAGATCGAAATTCGCTTGCCATCTGGCAAAATTACAACTTTTAACCCCGCAGGTGGCGTGATTTTCTTCGCTCAAACACCAGAAAAATTGAAAGCTGATCAACTGTATGAAGCAGGTTTGCGGCAGTATATCAAAAGGGAATATGCCAGAGCCATCAAAACCTTTGAGACAGCTTTATTAATGTATCAACAAATAGAAGATAAAACAGGTACGGGCAGAACTTTGTTCCACCTGGGAGACGTTTACCATCACCAAAGAAATTATCAGCAGGCGTTGAAATATTATCAGCAAGCTTTGGCAATTCAACAAGAAATCGGCGATCGCGGTTGGGAAAAATCCAGCCTCAAAGTCATAGCAGCAATTTATACAAATCAAGCTGGTGAATTTTTGATAGTGGGTAAATATCAAGCAGCCTTAGAAAAATACCAGCAAGTCTTGGAGATTGCCAAAAAACTAGGTGATGAGCCAAGGCAATGGCGGACTTTCCATCAAATGGCAATCATTTACAGGAATTTAGGAGAGTATAAATTAGCTCTCGATTACTATCAAAAAGCCTTACCCATCCAGCAAGAAATTTTAGGCGACTGGGTAGGAATTGAATTTAATATGGGGCAGATTCATGAGGTGTTAGGACAATACGAACTGGCTTTAAAATCTTATCAGGAAGCCTTAAAAATCGCCAAAAGACCTGTACTGATTGACTCAGACGGGAAATGGATCGGAGATATTGACGGTGAAGTCAACGCCCTGAATGCGATCGGCAGTATTTATTCCAGACAAGAAAAGTATGAATTAGCATTAAATTTCCATCAGCAAGCCTTAACAGTGCTGGCAAAAATTAACAACAAAGAACTGCAAAATTTTCTCCAAGGAACAACATATTACAATATTGGGGTTGTTCATCTCAAACAAAGACAATATCAATTAGCTTTAGATTATTTGCAACCAGCTTTGACGATTTATCAACAATTAAAATTTAGGCGGACAGAGGGGATAACTCTCCACGCGATCGCCAAAGTTTATTTAGAGCAAGAAAAATATGAATTAGCCGGGAAATTATTACAGCAAAGTTTAGTGATTGCTCAGGAAATTGGCAACAAAGAAAGCGAAGGACATATCCTCAATACTATTGGTAACTTACTCGAAAAACAGAACCAACCAGAATTAGCAATTATCTTCTTCAAACAATCAGTAAATGTGCGAGAAGCAATTCGCAATAATATTCGAGAATTAAGCAAAGAACAACAGCAATCTTATACAGAAACCATTGCCAAAGATTATCGCCATTTAGCCGATATCCTACTGCAACGCAACCGAATTTTAGAAGCGCAACAAGTACTGGACTTGCTCAAAGTCCAAGAAATTGACGACTATCTGCGCGACGTGCGGGGGAGTGAAAAAACGGCGACTGGTGTTGTGGAACGTCCCCAAGAACGGCAAATACGAGAGGTGATGCAAGCGGAATTTGACCAAGCGATCGCCCTTGGTAGAGAACTCGCCCAACTGGAAAACATTAGTGTGAGCAGCCGCACCCCAGAGCAGAAACAGCGTATTTTAGAATTACGCAAAATCCAGCAGTCACTAGCCAAAGACTTTAACACCTTCCTAGATAGCCCGAAAGTGCGAGAATGGATTGCCCAACTCCAGCAAACCACCCAGGGGCAAAGTTTTAACTTGGAATCCTCCGCCAGTGCCTTACAAGATAACTTAAAAAAACTTCAGCAAGGCGCAGTTATACTTTATCCTCTAGTATTGAGCGATCGCTTAGAACTAGTTTTAGTCACCCCCTACGCACCGCCAATCCGCCGCACCGTGGCTGTCACCCAAGAAGAACTCAACCGAGCGATTGTGGAATTTCGCACCACTTTACCAAAACGTACCCCAAAAATCACAGTTCCCGCCCAAAAACTCTACGATTTGCTGATTAAACCCCTAGAAAATGACTTAGCGCAAGCTCAAGCTCAAACCATTATCTATGCTCCCGACGGACAACTGCGTTATATTCCCCTAGCCGCCCTTTATGACGGTGAAAAATGGTTAATCGAACGCTTCCAAATCAATAATATTACTGCCGTCAGCTTAACCGACCTCAACACCAAACCCCAAAATCAATTAAATGTCTTAGCGGCAGCCTTTACCCAAGGCAAATATAGTTTTCAGGTAGGATCTCAGCAGTTTGACTTTTCTGGTTTACCCTTTGCTGGTTTAGAAGTGGAAACACTCGCTCAAACCATTCCCAGCACCAAAAAATTATTAGACAAGCAATTCAATTCAGATATTGTGCTGGAAATGAATGATTACGCCGTCGTCCATTTAGCAACTCACGCCGCATTTACCACCGGACAACCAGAAGAATCATTTATTTTGTTAGGAAATGGCGATCGCGTCACC encodes the following:
- a CDS encoding NACHT domain-containing protein, with the protein product MGKPKTFLLTLLVFDGETHMGRNLSYEAGKENAKILLNALLSFVEDVGESRDIKADWQDDHQLWVTHSTLEGLAKLTSSLDIEAIRNALNCLKALDILEDKREATNTKTRTNSKVWRFAVKFPSIDKETNLNWLFKSDGEWDQRREAKKSKSRKVSQSSVAKSQSIDWREVCTTILKNQQEAARLRRKATEQGFEVNVYVPLGLVERQQQQRRQIDECQDRAQIYELTQEVIVKTYEHDAFLQEVITQQPSGNNQHIAIIGEPGAGKTTLLSTIAAFIHNKTQDLPICISLANLQGRTIEEYLLKQWLTDAMKLVKSDAVVTPEIERQLLECFAKERVWLLLDGVDEMGEDSPVQALTKINRELTASLRQARVVLTCRLNVWDAQVNNTLTGFDTYKTQEFKPEQIDEFIQQWFERAGNLAKGKTLQDKLKATQHENIRNLVTNPLRLSLLCQTFYLDKQGELPETKAALYQRFTRYFYEWKSELFPELCNSDDLKDELHRALSKLAFAGINSPARFRLRRSLARQEMGERLFKLAEKVGWLNLVDRLAVDDEEVYAFFHPNFQEYFAALNVDDWHEFLNHIPENPTQGIYRIFEPQWREVILLWLGREDIQTTLKEQFLNDLLNFQDYCGDFYYFKAYFLAAECIMELRYYLDIEPKKIILKVIKYAFGYFDKQQLKWCFFVQPISHEARKIIQKKLEVQKIKSYLLQLLDNCSDSNVRWDIANTLDKIGVSNKKIKAILTAGVTSKLKPHVSESVKQLINIIKLSSNSKPSHTTDLLLNDSQNLELFDSFLLGDSELIEQVQNSEDWFVIVRATENLQNILKISQLVEIVKTFKPYLLELHEYLSDEVENKHFRYQYIYEIVWHCAQNMTYPDFYNAWHWEKHKPVTLNQPNLPQRLQTAIKNDPHLSQSIHLIYIDTSKFIEPDNSAAEIYAEMVSQGCPERTSGEPNNMSGLKVYFKLLKTDKRVVLVFYPGATNPTDEATYSKAFLNAISKFEGTICLISDPIPNYNTLKVFTPHQSVDEILEWLRVS
- a CDS encoding glycoside hydrolase family 10 protein; translation: MNRLTKHWIIYLIVLEFILCLTVFTLPSFSFYAQPKNQSMVTEVRGVWLTNVASGVLFVPWGIDRAINQLAALNFNTIYPVVWNRGNTFYKSTVAKNTIGEEAEPTLNFMHGGQDVLAKIIKLAKPKGLTVIPWFEYGFMTPPNSELAKRYPDWLTIGQAGVNSVKEVLPEDANNGVVTKQAWLNPLNPEVQDFILELILEVVSNYNVNGIQLDDHFGMPVQFGYDRFTVELYKQEHQGKNPPTNPFNPEWMRWRANKITAFMGRIYRSIKEIEPNAKLSLSPNAKAFAYKYYLQDWETWVKNGWVDELVLQVYRHNQNSFKTELEQPAIKLALSKIPVVIGISTGTLRNPVRISQIKEQIDMVRDRSFSGISFFYWESLWGYIAPETPQKRRKVFQELFNTKAIRPFPIDETGSRLRL
- a CDS encoding CHAT domain-containing protein, which translates into the protein MQSLALRMPALAVLLAIFSIDSGLMNYHPIQGRVWAAELIADNQVVAQIPEAQKLFEQGNQQMARSQFASALQSFQQALNIYQAIGDRAHTAAVLNKLGEVYRHQGQTQTALQHHQQALAITKELNNRAEEAASLHHIAAVYATQGQYKNALQFYQQALSIWREVKDKSGEAITLIGLGNTYVSYIKSQLYYQQIKKPEEIKSYAEVRKYYQQALMIMGVLGDRAGVGWSLNGIGMTYATLDQKEQAVKYYEQALAQMRQAGDRIGEATVMLNLSQDYNWGIDNQREYRPISLDFSEPALAIVREIGDRPLTAKILIAIASTYKNKGEQPQIALEYYQQALPIAREIGDRSLEEEILNNLGYIYHSQGYPQTAQEYEEQALAIRQEMGVHVGWTTNIVKQAILVTYNIPQKRPTLITLLTGEALIHYRNGEAHAKFARYPAALSSYQQALAIVRQQKNRPWEWVILNQMGTIYETLGQLQVALDTYQQSLAIRREVAEQSTKTPIPHTIRVAFGTDVNIHRPVGIKLEDGLSNGLIKVGEGKPIKTAITTVESAEIAEIEKRGQRLEVIAGVAGWQNFAENEEENTLANIADIYKTLGQYQTALQFYKEALAIINAEMSSPENVEVRWRREELSPGDYRQQEQRIKRSMGAVYAALGQYQTALDYYQQSLAIVNMENSSHRLVNQKPILLSQIGEIYTNLGQYEAALTAYQQALAIARDPQTQDNYFVPEQQIRQFGQQELFRWTKIPFEKPDQAAILNSIAAIYAKLGQNQTAQEYREQANTLQREISNRNLENITGQKAVLITEVGRDAAKKTLVQVQPLEGDAVVLFARANSYATQGQYLKTQYQAALQAYQQALTIVRQQKNRPWEGIILTQMSAVYKLLGENQAATQVDQQALAIRQEIAKQSEKTATLLSKTPLSGAVYGEEIEIRLPSGKITTFNPAGGVIFFAQTPEKLKADQLYEAGLRQYIKREYARAIKTFETALLMYQQIEDKTGTGRTLFHLGDVYHHQRNYQQALKYYQQALAIQQEIGDRGWEKSSLKVIAAIYTNQAGEFLIVGKYQAALEKYQQVLEIAKKLGDEPRQWRTFHQMAIIYRNLGEYKLALDYYQKALPIQQEILGDWVGIEFNMGQIHEVLGQYELALKSYQEALKIAKRPVLIDSDGKWIGDIDGEVNALNAIGSIYSRQEKYELALNFHQQALTVLAKINNKELQNFLQGTTYYNIGVVHLKQRQYQLALDYLQPALTIYQQLKFRRTEGITLHAIAKVYLEQEKYELAGKLLQQSLVIAQEIGNKESEGHILNTIGNLLEKQNQPELAIIFFKQSVNVREAIRNNIRELSKEQQQSYTETIAKDYRHLADILLQRNRILEAQQVLDLLKVQEIDDYLRDVRGSEKTATGVVERPQERQIREVMQAEFDQAIALGRELAQLENISVSSRTPEQKQRILELRKIQQSLAKDFNTFLDSPKVREWIAQLQQTTQGQSFNLESSASALQDNLKKLQQGAVILYPLVLSDRLELVLVTPYAPPIRRTVAVTQEELNRAIVEFRTTLPKRTPKITVPAQKLYDLLIKPLENDLAQAQAQTIIYAPDGQLRYIPLAALYDGEKWLIERFQINNITAVSLTDLNTKPQNQLNVLAAAFTQGKYSFQVGSQQFDFSGLPFAGLEVETLAQTIPSTKKLLDKQFNSDIVLEMNDYAVVHLATHAAFTTGQPEESFILLGNGDRVTLRDIKNWRLPNVDLIVLSACETGLGDQFGNGREILGFGYQIQQTGARAAIASLWSVDDGGTQVLMNAFYNILAQGKTTKAAALRQAQIALITGKYGNLTPQLSEHLSHPFYWSAFILIGNGL